The following coding sequences are from one Sphaeramia orbicularis chromosome 11, fSphaOr1.1, whole genome shotgun sequence window:
- the pygo2 gene encoding pygopus homolog 2 isoform X1 → MAAESGRLLAGQGKRSKASQMKSPEKKKARKSTTQAAGFSHLTEFAPPPTPMVDHLVASNPFDDDFGPPSRPAGAGGPGGAPFLSSPGAGGGGGYGGGGRMGGGMGFMGGPGGPGGGQPGRRPPFGPPSNAGPHHQLGFGGMPGFGGGGGGGGGGGGGGGGGGFPPGGPSQFNMPPNFSPPMHPGPGFNPMLSPGGMGGPGGGGPPHPRFGMPPQQQHGQGGHPFNSPPLPGGGGPRGPSHGPMNSMGGMGPGMNMMGSMGGGPGGNMVGGLPGMPPQGQFPPSQDGSYPGPSPPGPGNEEGKNFGGAGSQPGPQQQQQQQQQQLNLNPNGPPPNNTTPGPPSNSGPPQPGGGFPGHPDVQQPNASTPGQPPSAPPQPNPNSSPTGPLNGSGQPPHPPPSQLQPPSNTNTPNSNNSSQQQQQQSTPPNSTPGSTPYNQQNNTPGSSGPMPNAAPNSSQNNMTNNNGGNTPGSNPNPPSNSTSTPNTQSPLPPGPAAPSTGPGSGPGKLGGPGMVFPCGLCMAEVHDDQDAILCEASCQRWFHRDCTGLTEPAYGLLTRESAAVWACDFCIKTKDIQAVFVRQGLGQLVAANES, encoded by the exons ATGGCTGCCGAATCGGGGAGACTACTGGCGGGACAAGGAAAACGAAGCAAAG cTTCACAGATGAAGAGCCCAGAAAAGAAGAAGGCGAGGAAATCCACGACTCAG GCAGCAGGGTTTTCCCATCTCACTGAGTTTGCACCCCCTCCTACTCCCATGGTGGACCACCTGGTTGCGTCCAACCCCTTTGACGATGACTTTGGACCCCCATCTCGACCTGCTGGAGCAGGCGGACCAGGTGGTGCTCCATTTCTTTCCAGTCCAGGAGCAGGTGGCGGAGGTGGGTATGGAGGCGGAGGCAGGATGGGCGGAGGTATGGGTTTTATGGGAGGACCAGGGGGACCAGGTGGTGGCCAGCCTGGACGACGACCGCCATTTGGTCCTCCATCCAATGCTGGACCTCACCACCAGCTAGGTTTTGGAGGAATGCCTGGctttgggggtggtggtgggggtggtggtgggggaggtggaggaggaggtggtggtggattTCCCCCTGGTGGTCCCTCCCAGTTCAATATGCCACCAAACTTTAGTCCACCCATGCATCCAGGGCCAGGATTCAATCCCATGTTGTCCCCCGGAGGTATGGGAGGTCCTGGAGGAGGGGGGCCACCCCACCCTAGATTTGGCATGCCTCCGCAACAACAACATGGACAAGGGGGACACCCCTTTAATAGCCCCCCATTACCTGGAGGTGGAGGGCCCAGAGGTCCCTCTCATGGTCCCATGAACTCCATGGGCGGCATGGGTCCTGGTATGAACATGATGGGTAGTATGGGTGGAGGCCCCGGAGGCAACATGGTTGGAGGATTACCAGGCATGCCCCCTCAAGGACAGTTCCCTCCCTCACAGGATGGTTCCTACCCTGGCCCCAGTCCTCCAGGACCTGGGAATGAGGAAGGAAAGAACTTTGGAGGAGCGGGGTCACAGCCTGGGcctcaacagcagcagcaacagcaacaacagcagcttaACTTAAACCCCAACGGCCCCCCTCCTAATAACACCACTCCTGGGCCTCCTTCCAACTCCGGCCCACCACAGCCTGGCGGTGGCTTCCCAGGTCATCCTGATGTCCAACAGCCCAACGCCAGTACACCCGGTCAGCCTCCCTCAGCACCGCCACAGCCTAACCCCAACTCCTCTCCAACCGGTCCACTGAATGGATCAGGACAACCTCCACATCCACCTCCCAGTCAGCTACAGCCCCCTAGCAATACAAACACCCCTAATTCTAATAACTCtagccaacagcagcagcaacagtccACTCCACCCAACTCCACACCCGGCTCCACCCCCTACAACCAGCAGAACAACACTCCTGGCAGCAGTGGGCCCATGCCAAACGCTGCCCCCAATTCAAGTCAGAACAACATGACCAACAACAACGGGGGAAATACTCCTGGCAGCAACCCCAATCCCCCGTCTAACTCCACCTCTACCCCAAACACCCAGTCTCCGCTGCCCCCTGGTCCCGCCGCCCCCTCGACCGGACCCGGATCAGGTCCGGGGAAACTCGGCGGTCCGGGGATGGTCTTTCCTTGTGGCCTCTGTATGGCAGAGGTGCACGACGACCAGGACGCCATCCTGTGCGAAGCATCGTGCCAACGCTGGTTCCACCGTGACTGCACAGGCCTGACGGAGCCGGCGTACGGGCTGCTGACTCGAGAGAGCGCTGCCGTCTGGGCCTGTGACTTCTGCATCAAGACCAAGGACATCCAGGCTGTGTTTGTGCGCCAGGGATTAGGCCAGCTGGTGGCAGCTAATGAAAGCTGA
- the pygo2 gene encoding pygopus homolog 2 isoform X2: MKSPEKKKARKSTTQAAGFSHLTEFAPPPTPMVDHLVASNPFDDDFGPPSRPAGAGGPGGAPFLSSPGAGGGGGYGGGGRMGGGMGFMGGPGGPGGGQPGRRPPFGPPSNAGPHHQLGFGGMPGFGGGGGGGGGGGGGGGGGGFPPGGPSQFNMPPNFSPPMHPGPGFNPMLSPGGMGGPGGGGPPHPRFGMPPQQQHGQGGHPFNSPPLPGGGGPRGPSHGPMNSMGGMGPGMNMMGSMGGGPGGNMVGGLPGMPPQGQFPPSQDGSYPGPSPPGPGNEEGKNFGGAGSQPGPQQQQQQQQQQLNLNPNGPPPNNTTPGPPSNSGPPQPGGGFPGHPDVQQPNASTPGQPPSAPPQPNPNSSPTGPLNGSGQPPHPPPSQLQPPSNTNTPNSNNSSQQQQQQSTPPNSTPGSTPYNQQNNTPGSSGPMPNAAPNSSQNNMTNNNGGNTPGSNPNPPSNSTSTPNTQSPLPPGPAAPSTGPGSGPGKLGGPGMVFPCGLCMAEVHDDQDAILCEASCQRWFHRDCTGLTEPAYGLLTRESAAVWACDFCIKTKDIQAVFVRQGLGQLVAANES; this comes from the exons ATGAAGAGCCCAGAAAAGAAGAAGGCGAGGAAATCCACGACTCAG GCAGCAGGGTTTTCCCATCTCACTGAGTTTGCACCCCCTCCTACTCCCATGGTGGACCACCTGGTTGCGTCCAACCCCTTTGACGATGACTTTGGACCCCCATCTCGACCTGCTGGAGCAGGCGGACCAGGTGGTGCTCCATTTCTTTCCAGTCCAGGAGCAGGTGGCGGAGGTGGGTATGGAGGCGGAGGCAGGATGGGCGGAGGTATGGGTTTTATGGGAGGACCAGGGGGACCAGGTGGTGGCCAGCCTGGACGACGACCGCCATTTGGTCCTCCATCCAATGCTGGACCTCACCACCAGCTAGGTTTTGGAGGAATGCCTGGctttgggggtggtggtgggggtggtggtgggggaggtggaggaggaggtggtggtggattTCCCCCTGGTGGTCCCTCCCAGTTCAATATGCCACCAAACTTTAGTCCACCCATGCATCCAGGGCCAGGATTCAATCCCATGTTGTCCCCCGGAGGTATGGGAGGTCCTGGAGGAGGGGGGCCACCCCACCCTAGATTTGGCATGCCTCCGCAACAACAACATGGACAAGGGGGACACCCCTTTAATAGCCCCCCATTACCTGGAGGTGGAGGGCCCAGAGGTCCCTCTCATGGTCCCATGAACTCCATGGGCGGCATGGGTCCTGGTATGAACATGATGGGTAGTATGGGTGGAGGCCCCGGAGGCAACATGGTTGGAGGATTACCAGGCATGCCCCCTCAAGGACAGTTCCCTCCCTCACAGGATGGTTCCTACCCTGGCCCCAGTCCTCCAGGACCTGGGAATGAGGAAGGAAAGAACTTTGGAGGAGCGGGGTCACAGCCTGGGcctcaacagcagcagcaacagcaacaacagcagcttaACTTAAACCCCAACGGCCCCCCTCCTAATAACACCACTCCTGGGCCTCCTTCCAACTCCGGCCCACCACAGCCTGGCGGTGGCTTCCCAGGTCATCCTGATGTCCAACAGCCCAACGCCAGTACACCCGGTCAGCCTCCCTCAGCACCGCCACAGCCTAACCCCAACTCCTCTCCAACCGGTCCACTGAATGGATCAGGACAACCTCCACATCCACCTCCCAGTCAGCTACAGCCCCCTAGCAATACAAACACCCCTAATTCTAATAACTCtagccaacagcagcagcaacagtccACTCCACCCAACTCCACACCCGGCTCCACCCCCTACAACCAGCAGAACAACACTCCTGGCAGCAGTGGGCCCATGCCAAACGCTGCCCCCAATTCAAGTCAGAACAACATGACCAACAACAACGGGGGAAATACTCCTGGCAGCAACCCCAATCCCCCGTCTAACTCCACCTCTACCCCAAACACCCAGTCTCCGCTGCCCCCTGGTCCCGCCGCCCCCTCGACCGGACCCGGATCAGGTCCGGGGAAACTCGGCGGTCCGGGGATGGTCTTTCCTTGTGGCCTCTGTATGGCAGAGGTGCACGACGACCAGGACGCCATCCTGTGCGAAGCATCGTGCCAACGCTGGTTCCACCGTGACTGCACAGGCCTGACGGAGCCGGCGTACGGGCTGCTGACTCGAGAGAGCGCTGCCGTCTGGGCCTGTGACTTCTGCATCAAGACCAAGGACATCCAGGCTGTGTTTGTGCGCCAGGGATTAGGCCAGCTGGTGGCAGCTAATGAAAGCTGA